aggccctgacacagccaactcctgcagcacttgggccatggctgctggccctgggcctgaggcatcaggaggggacaagtgacccttgcaggcctggggcctcattgcctccttgtccctgctcagcagcctggcaggggccgccccatggtgctgcccttggcattgcacatccccacatcccagtggcccgggaagagccctgagcaaggagggagggacaggatctgccttggcaggggctggggctcagggcttggcccttggcattcctgaaacacatccaggtttggtcagcatcagagacacctttgccttgtttgtgccCACCTGtcctcactgcctgcagtgttctgctcctACTAGAACTTGGAGACACTTTCTCAGTCTTGTCTCTTAGTGGGACCAATTAAACTTGAAGaaacttcagtattttaattcaattttgAGTTCTTGAGCAGTTTATTGAACACTCTCTCAAGGACTGAGTCTGATGTAAACAACACCAAATCCCCAAGAGGCTCATTAAAGTccttgaaatttttctttgctgctgagctgggccaggctcCTGACACAGGGCAGATTCTGGAAACCAGGAAGggctttaaaaagacatttctcctgaggagacgctcttctcccagcccagcagggctgagggcactgcctgcaggtacCGGAGAGGAATGAAGCAGACAGAGGCTCAAAGAAACTGGAAGGACATTTCTGAGATTATTCACAGAGAAATCTtcaaaagttttgaaaattttgaacTTCTTCATGGAGAAATCTTCACCATTTGTGACACAGtcagtctgtggctgcagggatctcctcaagctgagccaggacagcactgaggtgactgtaaggatggctctgctgcccttgctgctttgggggaggatgtgctccagagcggggctgccctgggcaccgtcacagggacagggcaggacggctcctgctgccagggacggctgcaggggctgaagctggggctgcagccagggctgcccagggctgtggtgcagagcaggtgctgcagccctgagggctcttggccagcccagggcatctgccacctgccaggggcagctctcagcctgcctgggagctcccatggatgctggaggggagctgtgggtgcaagGAGTGGCTCCTGAtagggcagctcctgctgctgtggagaggctGCTTTGTGTGcggggctgctcagagctccagctcaTTTCCAGCTCATGTCTGAGGGGACTTTTCATGAGCACATTCAGGGCAGGAGTTTCCTACTTGagtctctgctttcctgaatcTGTGCACCCACCTTTCCCTGGCTCAGCTTGGTGGGAATTGAAAGTTAGCTTTGCTGGGTAGAGGGTTAGGCTTTTAAAGCAACACACTGGGGTTTCCTGGGaaccaaaaaaaagtgcctGCACCCCCCCCAGCCTCCAGATGCATCCAGCATCCCCTTTCCATGGTGCccaggcctgggggagctgtTCTTTAACCCCTGCAGCCccgagcagctgcagggcagagctggcccagggctgggctgggctctggcagcactggcagggaaggaaCCCGgggccacaggaacagctcgggctgggacagctccagcagcagagccctgggcagggagggagggaggcagtgctgagggaagccctgctgcagggcagatgtggcacctgccggccctgccctgcagggcagacactgccctgagcagcacagctctgctgtcccctcccagccagcacagccctcagcccgggggctcggggccctcagtgccctcctgggctggcagagcagcagcagagatgaagggcatctctcctgccatgtgcccattccctgctgacCAGGGCCTAAGGGccactgtcctgcactgctgctgcctggcaggggctgtgcagggctgccagggaaaggcttttcctcagggcctgcctctctctctccttgccttgcccaggtgctcctggcattgctgaggggctctctgggaatggcagttccagctgcaggctcaggcccagccctggggctcctcctgtgcaggctgagcacagcaatggggtgtcccagctccctctgccctgaggagctctgggcagggcaggctggcaggctgggaatgagctgactctcctccagcagtgccatggacaGGAGCCCTGGTGTGTCCTGGGGATGCCATCCAAGCTGTGAGCTGCctccaggggacactgggggacaggaGTGCCCTTGGCCAGGAGTGGGGCTGAGACTCTGAGAAAGGCTGAGCCActttgctctgctgtgggtCCCTCTGCTCTCAGATGTGTCAGGCTGATTTTCAGGGGAACACAGAGACTGCCCTCAATCTCAGAAATGGCAGATAAGCAGAGaggcagtgacagagcagctggCTTCACTGGGTTCCAGCCAATGCTCTTGCATTGCACAGTTCTCTCTGATCTCCCCGGGCacagcaggaaagcctcaaagaGTTCCTTTGGCCATAACCATTTCTTAGCCCTGGTACAGGAGATGCTGCCAAGCTCCGCTGCCTCAGAAGCAGTTTGGGCTGATGAACTCCAACCCCAGGACTggcccctgtccctgttcccatgaccccactgctgcagagcagagctgacccCTCTGTGTCCATGGGCAGAGCCCCTGCTCATCACAGCAACGGGGccagatcccagcagagctccaggcacGGGGCTGAAGGAAGGGctctgagaaaaggaaaattgggTGGAACTGAGTGgcaagggaagggctgggagaaagGGCTTGGGCATTGCTCAGGAAAGTCTCCCTTGACTTATCACTGTCTCCTATTTCAACAGGACCTCCTGTCCAGCGCAAAgaaatgtccaacagcagctccatcagccacttcctgctgctgccattggcaGACACGcgacagctgcagctcctgcacttctgcctcttcctggccatctccctggctgccctcctggccaacggcctcatcatcagcgccgtagcctgtggccacctcctgcacagccccatgttcttcttcctgctccacctggccctcagcgacctgggctccatctgcaccactgtccccaaagccatgcacaattccctctgggacaccaggaacatctcctatgaaggatgtgctgcacaggtgtttctgtttatcttttttatttcagctggaTATTATCTCCTGACCATCATGTGCTACGACCgctacgtgtccatctgcaaaccgctgcactacgggaccctcctgggcagcagagcttgtgcccacatggcagcagctgcctgggccagtgcctttctccatgctctgctgcacacagccaatacattttccctgcccctgtgccatggcaatgccctgggccagttcttctgtgaaatcccacacatcctcaagctctcctgctccaaatcctgcCTCAGGGAACTTGGGCTCATTGTGCTAAGTTCTTTTGTATATTTTggctgttttgtgttcattgttttctcctatgtgcagatcttcagggctgtgctgaggatcccctctgagcagggacggcacaaagccttttccacctgcctccctcacctggctgtggtctccctgttcctcagcactggCATTTTTGCCAATCTGAAGCCCCCCTCCatttcctccccatccctggatctgtCAGTGTCAGTTCTGTACTCGGTGGTGCCTCCAACCTtgaaccccctcatctacagcctgaggaaccaggagctcaaggctgctGTGCGGACACTGATCACAGGACTATTTCAGAGAAACTGAACTGGTGGCTCATTTCTGCAAATTGTTTGTAATAAAAAGCATCTTTGATACCACTTGTTGTTTTGGTTGTCgtggttttttcttttagttttcaGTGATATTCACAAAGAAAGGCCATTGTTTGTTCGATTTCTTGGTTTAGTTTTCTCCATGATTTCTGTGGCCCCAGACTCTGTGAATGAGGAGTTGTGCTCTCAGTAGCTTTAAATGAACTACAGGATCTCCCAGCAGAGGTTTCTTCAGATAATccccttttgttcccttctgtgTGGCTGCaacagcaatgtctgtgtgcagagctggggcagatcagtgctggcacagcagctgtgcccagcagcagcagcacttggtgttgccagtgctgctgccgtggccctgccccgctgccctcctggccctgctgttgctgtagggcctgagtgctctcggggccgggcacagggctgggggtggcagtgccggggctgcagcagggacaggccatgggcactgctggggcagcgctgacgcctcaggccagggcctgggggctgcaggctccttgcccaggctctctccacaacATGGCCAGGCCaaggctcagcacagaaaagccccgtcagcagccccaggctggccgtgggcaggctgggggcaacTAGCATCACACCATGGGAACATCCCTTGGGGAAcaggatcatcctccaagtgcttcaggaactgtctgcaggctcctgcagtgcctcctgctgctcccttgccagaggcaccacaggccaggggggcacatctgccctgctgtgtctgcctgtggggctccctgctctgggcaatgaggaggggctgcagaggctctgcaggactgacaggatgggctctggggctgtgaggagaagctgagggacctgggctgctgcaccttctcaagaggaggcccagggctcatcctgcaatTGCTCcaagggtggtttcagagaatcacagaatcagcaaggttggaagagaccctggagatcatcaagtccaacctgtgccctgacaccaccttgtctgccctgagcctcctcttctccaggataaacaaccccagctccctcagccactcctcacagcacttgtgttccacacccctcaccagccttgttgcccttctctggacacgctccagcccctccatgtccttcctaaattgggggcccagaactggacacagcactcgaggtgcagcctcaccagtgcccagcacaggggaagaatccctgccctgctcctgctgcccacaccattcctgatccaggccaggagccattggccttcttgcccacctgcccacactgctgcctcatgttcagcctgctgtccagcactgccccacgtccctttctgcctgcccactgtccagccactctgtccccagcctggagcactgcaggggttgttgtggccaaagtgcaggacccggcccttggtcttgttcagcctcaccctgttggatttgggttctggatccagcctgtgcagggccctgtgcagagccctcctaccctccagcacatccacactcacacccagcttggtgtcccctgcaaatttgctgatgctggactcaatcccctcctgcagatcctcagtgcagatattgcaatccccgctggctgcctctgatccctgggccatcctgggggtgccctggggtgGCTCTCAAGGGGACCTGTtccatccccttgctgggcacccagggcaggctgacaggcctgcagttccccacatcctccttgcagcccttcttggggatgggctcccattggcacctccaggcctctgggccctccctgctgagccaggactgaggagaaatgatggagagcagcttggggagctcatccagcagctccctcatggccctagcatggatcccatctggtcccagagacacctgtgagcatctgagtggctcagcaggtcccagctgcttcctcctggattCCAGGACAgctcttctgctccctgtgcccatctaCCAGCTCAGGAGAGCTCTTGCCCTGAGGACAACCGGTCTTCTTGTTGAAAATGGAAGGAATGAAAGTTAAAACTACTTCAGCCTTTTCCTTATCTTTACCTACTCTATTCCCCACTGCATCTAATAAAGAGTAGATGTTCTTCTTATCCCATCTTTTGCTATAAATTtgtttaaagaaacattttctattatttttcacAGTAGGGGCCAGATTAAGCTCTAGTTTGACTTTCACCTCCCTATTCTTTTTCTGCATGTCCTAAAAACatccttaaatattttctgaattacCTGACTCTTTGTCTAAAGGTGATGCAcccttatttttctgttgagTTCCCAGAAAATTATAATATGCAGCCAGGCCaatcattttcttctctggctCAGCTTTTGGCACAATGGGACAGACTGCTTCTTGTCTCTTAAGATTACTTCCTTGAAGTTTGTCCATCCTTGCAggacctctttttttttttttaaagttatttccttttaaaaattagtacCTGATTCAATGCTCTCCAAATGTGCATCCTAAATAAGCCAAAGTCTTCCCTTCCTAATTGCAGTGTAGAAGTTTTGTTGATGcccctccttctttcctccagAATATTGGAAACTTGATTATTTCATGGTCACTGTACCCCAGGCAgcctccaaccaccacatctcccaccagcccttccctctttgtgaacagcagcagacagagctttccttgtgtcctggggtgacaggacattttcatgctttgtatcccaaatcgtggggttttttgccttttttttttttttttttttttctgttcccatgttctcggtttgttttgtctatagctgagcccctccccccggctgcttgcttttggcttgcttgctgctagctttaggctgctttgctggctttgctctcttgctttctgctttttgcttgctttttgccatttttctgcttttgtgtttccccttctttccttcctcccttccctgaagacatcggacctgcttcgggccctgattcgggaacatcaagggaaaaccccccggagtctgcacctgaaagaagctttggcagCCTCCCCAGAAGAGACTGCTCagcctctcttggactggtgaacacatttgttgtcatttcagactgtttttcttgtgttggggagtgttttttcattgtttctcaataaacgagttttttccacttttcctctgaggaaattcctcccgaacctggtggtgggggagggagttgtgggacatttcccctaaatttgtcctaaactaggacaaacatTTTTTGGTGGCCCGTACGGGGAGGCGATCATACAAtgtggaaaaaactttattctaataatattttggtttctgttgttttgtgggcatattggtatgtctcatcttgaaggtataatgtcatttggagtgaaagcctgcctctatttctggtcattaAGGTTCTTTGaggttttaatacctttttggtCATTAGGTTTATTCTCTTATCCAGTAATAGCTCCGATATTGTCCCTGATCCATAGCTTTTGTAACTGTGGGgcactaaccagaatatttatcgggctgggcttggttgtgatgatttgcaagaggtttataaaaatgttgctatcATTTCCAGGAATGGATGGTTCATGGTTGTGGTTGTgtactcagtttgttaggggagaagcaggggaggaggcttttcagcctttgctctccttcttctcctctgaattgtttacatctctattagaaaatgtttggtcctccctgactgccaaggacaccatctttctggcatttaatttagtaagctttctttatactgtctgcagtttatataagatgaaggctgagatttctagaggggctggtgagactcctgatttaggagtgAAATcaagggtgaagaattctgagtggcgtgggaaatgggaggatatgggccaaattttaaaggagttttctgatcctgtagtctgggactttccatctgaacaaattcagaacccagctgaggtggtaaagtatctgaaagagaggtgccatggtaacactaaggaggaaaggatcattgcagtgagctgggccctggcacatgcttatcgcaccctgctagatactgtggagcagcagatagaggaaagggaacagggagataaatcagttactgtcccagtcactcaggctgcagtaaacatcccaggctccaggccagtagttaaaccagacagtaagccccaaccaatggctgttgctgcaaatacaaaaggtggaaagtgcAAAATcaagactgaccgaagggtggaggatgatgatgatccaagagaaggaccatcaccaacatcagagaccacagcaagtggcacagattccggagccaatattgattccttctccctgaaggaccttcgaggcctaaggaaggattataggcgacagcccaatgagtctataattagttggctagtccgcctttgggatgtggcaggggaggctacaattctggatggcactgaagcgaggcatttaggatccctgtcacatgatcctgtcatcgaccaaggcatgatgaggagggctagccctcacagcctctgagaacgggtcctggacagtgtagcacaaagatacctgtgtgcagatgacctttATATTCAGCAGGAATCCAGACTTCATACtgtgcacacctgtaatgtggaggaaacttgtgcgccttgggccacctgaatacgcttctgctctagcaataatgaagcgggatgaggtatatgagactgtgctcgatatggcaaagaagcttcgggcatatgcagatgctgtacatggcccaactcatgccagaattgcagctgtggaaacacgactgcagaaattagaagataaaatagaggaaagtcgtaagaaactcagggaagagattaaggaggacctcctccaaatctcagctgtacaaattagaggccctagtatccaacgcagacgttcctctgttggggagagaaggtacaccccacgagctgagttgtggttcttcctacgtgagtctggagaaaacatgaggagatgggatgggaagtctactgctgctctggcacaacgggtgcgtgaattgaaggaaggtaggaaaagggaagcagctccagttgcccgtactcgaactgtcaggcataatgatgatgatgacttgtctgatccccttgaaggaacctccaagacatatgtctcaggaaagaaggataaccaggcttagaggggccctgcctctagccaggtagaggttagggaaaaccgagttttttggacagtatgggttctatggcctggcacatcagagccacagaaatataaagctttggttgacaccggttctcagtgtaccctaatgccatcagaacatgagggaacagaacctatttctattgccggggtgacagggggatcacaagaattgaccctgttggaagccaaggtgagcctgaccgggaaggagtggcaggaacatccaattgtgactggcccagaggctccgagtattctgggcatagactatctcaggaatggctattacaaagaccccaaggggttcagatgggcttttggaatagctgccttggaggcagagggcattaagaaattgaacaccttgcctggactgtcagagaacccatctgcagtaggactcctgaaggtagaagagcaacgagtacctgttgccacctcgacagtgcatcgccggcagtatcgaacaaatcgagatgctgtgatccccatgcacaagatgatccgagagctggagagccaaggggtggtcagcaaaacacactcacccttcaacagtcccatctggcctgtgcgtaaatctgaaggagaatggagattgaccgtggattaccgtgctttgaatgaagtgactccaccgctgagcgctgctgtgccggacatgctggaactccagtacgagctggagtccaaggcagcaaagtggtatgccagaatcgacatcgctaatgcgtttttctccattcctctggctgcagaatgcaggcctcagtttgctttcacctggaggggcgtgcagtacacctggaaccgattgccccaggggtggaagcacagtcctaccatctgtcatggactgatccagactacgctagaaaagggtgaggctccagaacatttacaatacattgatgatatcattgtgtggggaaacacagcagcagaagtgtttgagaaaggagagaaaatcatccaaattctcctggaagctggctttgccattaagaaaagtaaagttaagggacctgctcgggagatccagttcctgggagtgaagtggcaagatggacggcgccagattcctactgatgtcatcaacaaaatcacagctatgtccccaccaaccaacaagaaggaaacacaagctttcttaggtgctataggtttctggaggatgcacattcctgaatatagtcagattgtgagccctctttacttggttacccgtaagaagaatgatttctattggggccctgaacagcagcaagcctctgcccagatcaagcaggagattgctcatgcggtagcccttggcccagtcaggacaggaccagaagtgaagaacgtgctctactctgaAGCTaggaaccatggcctgtcctggagcctttggcagaaggtgcctggtgagac
This sequence is a window from Prinia subflava isolate CZ2003 ecotype Zambia chromosome 27, Cam_Psub_1.2, whole genome shotgun sequence. Protein-coding genes within it:
- the LOC134562303 gene encoding olfactory receptor 14J1-like translates to MSNSSSISHFLLLPLADTRQLQLLHFCLFLAISLAALLANGLIISAVACGHLLHSPMFFFLLHLALSDLGSICTTVPKAMHNSLWDTRNISYEGCAAQVFLFIFFISAGYYLLTIMCYDRYVSICKPLHYGTLLGSRACAHMAAAAWASAFLHALLHTANTFSLPLCHGNALGQFFCEIPHILKLSCSKSCLRELGLIVLSSFVYFGCFVFIVFSYVQIFRAVLRIPSEQGRHKAFSTCLPHLAVVSLFLSTGIFANLKPPSISSPSLDLSVSVLYSVVPPTLNPLIYSLRNQELKAAVRTLITGLFQRN